In Wolbachia endosymbiont of Spodoptera picta, a single window of DNA contains:
- a CDS encoding M48 family metalloprotease — translation MSKLFVLLFFFVYCNSAYSVSIIRDSEVEAVVKDLAQPLFSAAGIDNDKIKVFIVDDRSINAFVINNNSIFIHLGLLQYSTEPYVLLGILAHEIAHISAGHVLQMSSAVGYFQSIAMVSYMVGLVSSIVINPQVASAILLSGVTLSSRLFFNYSQEQESVADSYALRYLDESGYDNLGMKEIFDYFKSIEHENTEEYFRTHPLSDKRIFAVQNYKVKNNIKPILADKLLKFERMLAKLDSFFAPIHVLSSKYEGSSKYVNAVIHYRQGKIEEAITKVNSLIQESRNDPYLYELKAEMLYKAGNLSEAIKMYEESLRYLSEKNNYLVKLALSHTLLLHGEIEKAIFYLEQVANVETNNAFVWKYLSIAYKRSADMAMYYFALTKKACIEGNLEKFMKYAELAIKTLPKDSSCLLQIEDMKEQYTQKHTYF, via the coding sequence ATGTCTAAGCTTTTTGTTTTACTATTTTTTTTCGTATACTGTAATAGCGCTTACTCTGTTAGTATTATTAGAGATAGTGAAGTGGAAGCGGTAGTGAAGGATCTAGCGCAACCTTTATTTTCTGCTGCGGGTATTGATAATGATAAAATAAAAGTTTTTATAGTTGATGATAGATCGATTAATGCTTTTGTAATTAACAATAATAGCATTTTCATTCATTTAGGGCTTTTACAATATTCGACTGAACCTTATGTCTTACTTGGTATATTAGCACATGAAATTGCTCATATATCTGCTGGTCATGTATTACAAATGAGTAGTGCTGTAGGTTATTTTCAATCAATAGCAATGGTTAGTTATATGGTAGGATTAGTTTCTAGTATTGTCATTAACCCTCAGGTTGCGAGTGCAATCTTGCTTAGTGGTGTAACGCTTAGTTCAAGGTTGTTTTTTAACTATTCTCAAGAGCAAGAGAGTGTAGCAGATAGCTATGCTTTAAGATACCTAGATGAATCTGGCTATGATAATTTGGGTATGAAAGAGATTTTTGACTATTTTAAGAGTATTGAGCATGAAAACACTGAAGAGTATTTCCGCACTCACCCACTTAGTGATAAGCGTATATTTGCTGTACAGAATTATAAGGTTAAAAACAATATAAAACCAATCCTTGCAGATAAATTGCTGAAGTTTGAGCGTATGCTTGCAAAGCTAGACTCTTTCTTTGCTCCTATTCATGTGTTATCTAGTAAATATGAAGGTAGTTCTAAGTATGTAAATGCTGTAATTCACTATAGGCAAGGAAAGATAGAAGAGGCTATTACTAAAGTTAATTCATTGATTCAAGAGTCACGCAATGATCCTTATTTATATGAATTAAAAGCGGAGATGTTATACAAAGCTGGAAATTTAAGTGAAGCAATAAAAATGTATGAAGAATCACTTAGATATTTATCTGAGAAGAATAACTATTTAGTGAAACTTGCGTTATCTCATACTTTATTATTACACGGTGAAATAGAGAAGGCAATTTTTTACCTAGAGCAGGTTGCAAACGTAGAAACAAATAACGCCTTTGTCTGGAAGTATTTAAGTATTGCATATAAACGTAGCGCTGATATGGCAATGTATTATTTTGCTTTGACGAAAAAGGCTTGTATTGAAGGTAATTTAGAGAAATTTATGAAGTACGCTGAGTTAGCTATTAAAACTTTACCGAAAGATAGCTCTTGCTTGCTGCAAATTGAGGATATGAAGGAACAATACACACAAAAACACACTTATTTTTAG
- a CDS encoding BolA/IbaG family iron-sulfur metabolism protein — protein MTITIHELEKIIKQSFPDADIKIKDLAGDDDHYHLKITSKCFSGKTKIEQHRMVYKALKDQSIHALQLETST, from the coding sequence ATGACTATTACAATTCACGAGTTAGAGAAAATTATCAAACAATCATTTCCTGATGCTGATATAAAGATTAAGGACCTTGCTGGAGATGATGATCATTACCATCTAAAAATAACTTCCAAGTGTTTTTCTGGAAAGACAAAAATAGAACAACATAGAATGGTATATAAAGCTCTCAAAGATCAGTCTATACATGCATTGCAACTAGAAACTAGCACTTAA
- a CDS encoding TrbC/VirB2 family protein codes for MSYIIKKLFNALCIVLFLSFSDYANATDNIDDTTAQVICNIIGYIWGIGGPLMTVVIIGAALLAIFGRMPWPALFALGMFCGVFFGAKTIIMKIIPNISTEVKDMLDKCGK; via the coding sequence ATGAGTTATATAATAAAAAAACTTTTTAATGCTTTATGTATAGTGCTGTTTCTCTCTTTTTCAGATTACGCAAATGCTACTGATAATATAGATGATACAACTGCCCAAGTAATATGCAATATTATTGGTTATATTTGGGGAATAGGTGGGCCACTTATGACTGTAGTCATAATAGGTGCAGCTTTGCTTGCAATATTTGGTAGAATGCCATGGCCAGCTCTCTTTGCCTTGGGTATGTTTTGTGGTGTATTTTTTGGCGCCAAAACGATTATAATGAAAATTATACCCAATATAAGTACTGAAGTAAAAGATATGTTGGATAAGTGCGGGAAATAA
- the grxD gene encoding Grx4 family monothiol glutaredoxin: MNNFEQIKKDIAENDVVLYMKGTSDFPQCGFSGLVVSILKKLNVKFKCINVLENDEIRQSIKSFSDWPTIPQIYIKGEFIGGCDIIREMYENGELQNLLKEKKVIAE; the protein is encoded by the coding sequence ATGAACAACTTTGAACAAATAAAAAAAGACATAGCAGAAAATGATGTAGTGCTGTATATGAAAGGCACCTCTGACTTTCCTCAATGCGGATTCTCTGGGCTCGTCGTGTCAATTCTCAAAAAATTGAATGTAAAGTTTAAATGCATCAACGTACTTGAGAATGATGAAATACGTCAGTCCATAAAAAGTTTTTCTGATTGGCCAACAATTCCACAAATATATATAAAGGGAGAGTTTATTGGTGGCTGTGACATAATCCGTGAGATGTATGAAAACGGTGAATTACAAAATTTGTTAAAAGAAAAAAAGGTTATTGCCGAGTAA
- a CDS encoding efflux RND transporter periplasmic adaptor subunit gives MRNKVIIVSSIALILLFFINNTFLKKDQAVHSDNPISSFSVKTQDYTPQNRTVYLNFSGTVNPLHRASLVSRTSGQVIAIYLSDGEKVKRGDVILKIEDYDRVAQVEKAKALLNQREIEYDSSRKLNKKGYGAQIRVESAFTALQSAKADLKRLELDLENTAIKSPIDGYIDKINVNEGDFVNLGHKINDIVNFDQVLVVLYVSENEVNKIKLGSTAQINLLDGRELVGEVSFISKIAEPKTGSYRVEVKVTDNEIISLQGLTASVSLPSGERFAYKIPSSALSLNDDGILGIKIVDDNNYVVFTTIEIVDYEDDGVWVVANNESKPIKLITLGHLFVKPGDKV, from the coding sequence ATGAGAAACAAAGTAATCATCGTTTCCAGTATTGCTCTTATTCTACTGTTTTTTATCAACAATACATTTTTAAAAAAAGATCAGGCGGTTCATAGTGATAATCCAATTAGTAGTTTTTCAGTAAAAACTCAGGATTATACTCCACAAAATCGCACTGTATATTTAAATTTTTCTGGTACAGTAAATCCCTTGCATAGGGCAAGCCTTGTCTCAAGAACAAGTGGTCAAGTTATTGCTATTTATTTGTCTGATGGTGAAAAAGTAAAAAGAGGCGATGTAATTTTAAAGATAGAAGATTATGACAGAGTTGCACAAGTTGAGAAAGCCAAAGCTTTATTAAATCAGCGTGAAATTGAGTATGATTCCTCTCGAAAATTGAATAAAAAAGGCTATGGAGCACAGATAAGAGTGGAATCAGCTTTTACTGCATTGCAGAGTGCAAAAGCTGACCTAAAAAGGCTAGAATTGGATTTAGAAAACACTGCGATTAAATCTCCTATTGATGGTTATATAGATAAGATCAACGTAAATGAAGGGGATTTTGTTAATCTTGGACATAAGATAAATGACATAGTTAATTTTGATCAGGTTCTTGTGGTGTTATATGTTTCAGAAAATGAAGTAAATAAAATAAAGCTAGGTAGCACAGCGCAAATTAATTTGCTAGACGGAAGGGAATTAGTAGGTGAAGTGAGTTTTATTAGTAAAATTGCTGAGCCTAAAACTGGATCTTATAGAGTGGAGGTAAAGGTAACTGATAATGAGATTATATCTTTGCAAGGACTGACTGCTAGTGTAAGCCTCCCTTCAGGTGAAAGATTTGCATATAAAATTCCTTCTTCGGCCTTAAGCTTAAATGACGATGGTATTCTTGGAATAAAGATTGTTGATGATAATAATTATGTAGTATTTACAACAATAGAAATTGTTGATTATGAAGACGATGGAGTTTGGGTAGTCGCAAATAATGAAAGTAAGCCTATAAAGCTAATAACATTGGGTCATCTATTTGTGAAGCCTGGTGATAAGGTATAA
- the ppdK gene encoding pyruvate, phosphate dikinase, producing MYISENPKKMQEKLIYYFSQSNCEGNAAMRNLLGGKGANLAEMCNIGIPVPPGFTISTAVCQAYCQDNELSCDLRNEIKNYMTMLENDIGCKFGDLNNPLLVSIRSGSVSSMPGMLDTILNVGLNDETVVGLAKKSGERFTYDSYCRFIMMYSNVVLQLDHHLFQDVIDNEQQKSGAKSLADLDVDVLKRIVNDFKKIVYEKTEKHFPQNVEEQLLNSVNAVFASWKNDRAVSYRRIHNIPENLGTAVNVQAMVFGNLNDNSATGVIFTRNPSTGEKKLFGEFLVNAQGEDVVSGVYTPMPIDGEQESTMEKLLPSVYRELCAICEKLESHNKDMQDIEFTVQDGKLWILQTRSGKRTAEAAIRIIVDMVNEGVITKEEGILRIDPKTFDNLLHPVLDVKIDQEVIGKGLPASPGVASGYVVFSASDAEKAAEQGKKVILVRSETSPEDINGMNAASGIVTARGGMTSHAAVVTRGMGKPCICSLNGLYIDKDEKFLSMGDIKVNKGESITINGGTGEVMLGILPTILPELSQEFKTIINWVDKVKTVKVRANADTPKDAKIAKGFGAEGIGLCRTEHMFFASDRIEFIQKLIIADDENERASALNKLEEMQKSDFKEMFFIMEGKEVTIRLLDPPLHEFLPHDQSIIEKIARSLNKSVESVKNKIVQLSEKNPMLGHRGCRLAISHPEIYKMQIRAILSAASELRKEKKIEVKPEIMIPFIMSEKEFVLICELVKKEAKNFDVNYSIGTMIELPRAALIADKLAKHAEFFSFGTNDLTQTTMGLSRDDSVNFLDSYKESNIFKNDPFEVLDVEGVGELIRIAIERGKKTRKEIKLGICGEHGANPQSIEFFIKSGVDYVSCSPYRVPVAKLVAAQLSISLLGSTTVRT from the coding sequence ATGTATATTAGTGAAAATCCGAAGAAAATGCAAGAAAAGTTAATATATTACTTTAGCCAAAGCAACTGTGAAGGCAATGCAGCAATGAGAAATCTACTAGGAGGGAAGGGAGCAAATCTGGCAGAGATGTGTAACATTGGCATTCCTGTTCCACCTGGTTTTACAATTTCCACTGCTGTTTGTCAGGCCTATTGTCAAGATAATGAATTGTCTTGTGATCTACGTAACGAGATAAAAAACTACATGACGATGCTCGAAAATGACATCGGTTGTAAATTTGGGGATTTAAATAATCCCTTATTAGTTTCCATACGCTCTGGTAGTGTTAGTTCAATGCCGGGCATGCTTGATACTATTTTAAATGTTGGTCTAAATGATGAAACCGTTGTTGGGCTTGCAAAAAAAAGTGGCGAACGTTTTACTTACGATAGCTACTGCCGTTTCATCATGATGTACTCCAATGTTGTACTACAGCTTGATCATCACCTATTTCAAGATGTTATTGATAATGAGCAGCAAAAGAGTGGAGCAAAAAGCTTAGCTGATCTTGATGTTGATGTTTTAAAGAGAATTGTTAACGATTTTAAAAAGATAGTATATGAAAAAACCGAGAAACATTTTCCGCAGAACGTTGAAGAGCAATTGTTAAACTCAGTTAATGCAGTATTTGCCTCTTGGAAAAATGATAGGGCTGTTTCCTATAGAAGAATACATAATATTCCTGAAAACCTTGGAACTGCAGTTAATGTACAAGCAATGGTTTTTGGTAATTTAAATGATAATTCTGCAACCGGCGTGATATTTACACGTAATCCTTCAACTGGAGAAAAAAAGCTTTTTGGTGAGTTTTTAGTTAATGCTCAGGGTGAGGATGTGGTTTCTGGTGTTTATACTCCTATGCCAATTGACGGGGAGCAAGAAAGTACCATGGAGAAGTTGCTACCAAGTGTTTACCGAGAATTATGCGCGATATGTGAAAAACTTGAAAGTCATAATAAGGACATGCAGGATATCGAATTTACTGTACAGGACGGTAAGTTATGGATTTTGCAGACTAGGTCTGGCAAGCGCACAGCCGAAGCTGCTATTCGCATAATAGTTGATATGGTAAACGAAGGAGTGATTACAAAAGAGGAAGGAATATTGAGAATTGATCCAAAAACTTTTGACAATTTATTGCATCCAGTTCTTGATGTTAAAATCGATCAAGAAGTAATAGGCAAAGGACTGCCAGCTTCTCCAGGTGTTGCTTCTGGATATGTAGTATTCAGTGCAAGTGATGCTGAAAAAGCTGCAGAGCAGGGCAAAAAAGTAATTTTGGTAAGATCAGAGACGAGCCCTGAAGATATTAATGGAATGAATGCTGCAAGTGGAATAGTAACAGCGCGAGGAGGTATGACCTCGCATGCCGCTGTTGTAACTCGTGGAATGGGTAAACCATGTATTTGTAGTCTAAATGGACTTTATATTGATAAAGATGAAAAATTTCTTTCTATGGGGGATATAAAAGTAAATAAAGGTGAATCAATCACCATCAATGGAGGAACAGGAGAGGTTATGCTTGGTATTCTCCCTACAATTTTGCCTGAATTATCTCAAGAGTTCAAAACGATAATTAACTGGGTAGATAAAGTCAAAACAGTGAAGGTGAGAGCGAACGCTGATACTCCAAAAGATGCAAAAATTGCAAAAGGATTCGGTGCAGAAGGTATAGGCTTATGTCGCACAGAACATATGTTTTTTGCTAGTGATAGGATCGAATTCATTCAAAAATTGATAATAGCTGATGATGAAAATGAAAGGGCAAGTGCATTAAATAAACTCGAAGAAATGCAAAAGTCTGATTTCAAAGAAATGTTTTTTATTATGGAGGGCAAGGAAGTCACTATACGATTACTTGATCCACCTCTACATGAGTTTTTACCTCATGATCAATCCATTATAGAAAAAATCGCCAGATCACTGAATAAGTCAGTTGAATCGGTAAAAAATAAAATAGTACAGTTATCAGAAAAAAATCCAATGCTTGGCCATCGAGGGTGTAGGCTTGCTATTTCTCATCCTGAAATATATAAAATGCAGATTAGGGCAATACTCAGTGCTGCAAGTGAATTAAGGAAAGAAAAGAAGATAGAAGTGAAACCTGAAATCATGATTCCTTTTATCATGAGCGAGAAAGAGTTTGTTCTGATATGCGAGTTAGTAAAGAAAGAAGCTAAAAATTTCGATGTGAATTATTCAATCGGAACGATGATAGAACTGCCAAGAGCAGCACTTATTGCTGACAAACTCGCAAAACACGCAGAATTTTTTAGTTTTGGCACTAATGATTTAACACAAACAACTATGGGACTTTCACGAGATGATTCAGTTAATTTCCTCGATTCTTATAAGGAAAGCAACATCTTCAAAAACGATCCCTTTGAGGTGCTAGATGTCGAAGGGGTAGGGGAATTAATCAGAATAGCTATCGAAAGGGGCAAAAAAACCAGAAAAGAAATTAAACTTGGTATATGTGGAGAGCATGGAGCGAATCCACAGTCCATAGAGTTTTTCATCAAATCAGGGGTTGATTATGTGTCATGCTCGCCCTATAGAGTACCGGTTGCAAAATTAGTGGCAGCACAGCTTAGCATAAGTTTGTTGGGCAGCACAACTGTACGAACATAG
- the fabG gene encoding 3-oxoacyl-[acyl-carrier-protein] reductase has protein sequence MFGLENKKFLITGASGGIGQAIVEIMHKARATLCISSTKKEVLEEVAKKYEKNIHVLPCDLSNPEEVNQLINKASELMKGFDGLICNAGITQDSLLLRMTDEAWQKVIDINLNSTFKLNREACRKLIKNNWGRIINLSSIVGLTGNAGQVNYAASKAGIIAMSKSIAKEVASRGVTVNCIAPGFIDTKMTEVLNEKQKEKILDNIPMQRMGTGEEIAAGVLFLASDEARYITGHVLNINGGLFM, from the coding sequence ATGTTTGGATTAGAGAATAAGAAATTTCTGATTACTGGTGCATCAGGCGGAATAGGCCAGGCAATTGTAGAAATTATGCATAAGGCCAGAGCAACTTTATGTATTTCTAGTACAAAAAAAGAAGTACTCGAAGAAGTTGCTAAAAAATATGAAAAAAACATTCACGTACTTCCTTGCGACTTATCAAATCCTGAAGAGGTAAATCAACTAATAAATAAAGCAAGTGAGTTGATGAAAGGCTTTGATGGACTCATATGCAATGCAGGAATTACACAAGACAGCTTATTGTTGAGAATGACAGATGAAGCATGGCAAAAGGTAATTGATATTAATTTGAACTCTACATTTAAACTAAATAGAGAAGCATGCAGAAAATTAATTAAAAACAACTGGGGAAGAATTATAAATCTTTCCTCAATAGTAGGTTTAACAGGCAATGCCGGGCAAGTAAATTATGCAGCATCAAAAGCTGGAATAATAGCTATGAGCAAATCTATAGCAAAAGAAGTTGCAAGTCGCGGTGTAACAGTAAATTGCATTGCTCCTGGGTTTATAGATACTAAGATGACTGAAGTTTTAAATGAAAAACAAAAAGAAAAAATATTAGATAATATTCCAATGCAAAGAATGGGAACAGGAGAAGAAATAGCAGCAGGAGTATTGTTTTTAGCAAGCGACGAAGCAAGATATATAACGGGGCATGTGCTTAACATCAATGGTGGGCTATTTATGTAG